A portion of the Agrobacterium tumefaciens genome contains these proteins:
- a CDS encoding amino acid ABC transporter permease, whose protein sequence is MKGWNWEGFFEYLTNYYLFEGAMVTLGLTVFAMTAGLALGFVIAVMRMSKYRFLSGPAYFYTWIFRGTPLLVQLIIIYTGLPQLGIKLTVLQSTLIGLSLCEAAYLSEIVRAGIAAVPKGQINAARAIGMTEAQVMRYIVAPQAFRIIIPPLGNSVNGVLKTTSIASIISMEELLRRTQVLIQEKFLVLELFMVAALYYLAMTTAWELIQRRIEKRFGKAYGPMSADVH, encoded by the coding sequence GTGAAGGGTTGGAACTGGGAAGGTTTCTTCGAATACCTGACGAATTATTATCTTTTCGAGGGGGCGATGGTGACGCTCGGCCTCACGGTTTTTGCCATGACGGCGGGTCTTGCGCTGGGCTTCGTCATTGCGGTGATGCGCATGTCGAAATACCGGTTCCTCTCCGGACCGGCCTATTTCTACACCTGGATATTTCGCGGCACGCCGCTGCTGGTGCAGCTCATCATCATCTATACCGGCCTGCCGCAGCTCGGCATCAAGCTGACGGTTCTGCAGTCCACCCTGATCGGCCTGTCGCTTTGCGAGGCCGCTTATCTGTCGGAGATCGTCCGGGCAGGTATCGCCGCGGTTCCCAAAGGCCAAATCAATGCGGCGCGCGCCATCGGCATGACCGAGGCGCAGGTGATGCGCTACATAGTTGCGCCGCAGGCCTTCCGCATCATCATTCCGCCGCTTGGCAATTCCGTCAATGGCGTGCTGAAGACAACGTCGATCGCCTCCATCATTTCCATGGAGGAGCTGCTGCGCCGCACGCAGGTTCTTATCCAGGAAAAGTTCCTCGTTCTGGAGCTCTTCATGGTTGCGGCCCTTTATTACCTCGCCATGACGACCGCCTGGGAACTCATCCAGCGCCGTATCGAGAAACGATTCGGCAAGGCCTACGGCCCAATGTCGGCTGACGTACACTAG
- the purU gene encoding formyltetrahydrofolate deformylase, with protein sequence MTNFVLTVTCKSTRGIVAALSGFLAEKGCNIVDSSQFDDLGTGRFFMRVGFISEEGAKRDDLMAGLMPISQKFGMEVALHDQSERMKVLLMVSRFGHCLNDLLYRWRIGALPIDIVGVVSNHFDYQKVVVNHDIPFHHIPVTKENKPQAEARIMDIAESTGTELIVLARYMQVLSDRMCETMSGKIINIHHSFLPSFKGANPYKQAYQRGVKLIGATAHYVTADLDEGPIIEQDIVRITHAQSAEDYVSLGRDVEAQVLARAIHAHIHHRTFINGNRTVVFPPSPGSYASERMG encoded by the coding sequence ATGACGAACTTCGTCCTGACCGTAACCTGCAAGTCCACCCGAGGTATCGTCGCTGCCCTTTCAGGCTTTCTCGCTGAAAAAGGCTGCAACATCGTCGATAGTTCGCAGTTTGATGATCTCGGTACGGGCCGTTTCTTCATGCGCGTGGGCTTCATTTCCGAAGAGGGAGCAAAGCGTGACGACTTGATGGCTGGACTGATGCCGATCTCGCAGAAATTCGGCATGGAAGTGGCGCTTCATGACCAGTCCGAGCGGATGAAGGTCCTGCTGATGGTGTCGCGCTTCGGCCATTGCCTGAACGATCTGCTTTACCGTTGGCGCATCGGGGCCTTGCCGATCGATATTGTTGGCGTCGTCTCCAACCATTTCGATTACCAGAAAGTGGTGGTCAATCATGATATTCCCTTCCACCACATTCCAGTGACGAAGGAAAACAAGCCACAGGCTGAAGCCCGGATCATGGATATTGCCGAAAGCACCGGAACCGAGCTGATCGTGCTTGCGCGTTATATGCAGGTGCTTTCCGACCGGATGTGCGAGACGATGTCGGGGAAGATCATCAACATCCACCATTCTTTCCTGCCGTCCTTCAAGGGCGCCAACCCTTACAAGCAGGCCTATCAGCGCGGCGTGAAGCTGATCGGTGCGACGGCCCACTATGTCACCGCCGATCTCGATGAAGGTCCGATTATCGAGCAGGATATTGTGCGTATTACCCATGCCCAGAGCGCGGAGGATTATGTTTCGCTCGGCCGGGATGTCGAGGCGCAGGTTCTGGCACGCGCCATCCACGCCCATATCCACCACCGTACTTTCATCAACGGTAACCGCACCGTGGTCTTCCCGCCAAGCCCGGGCAGCTATGCATCGGAACGGATGGGGTGA
- a CDS encoding GntR family transcriptional regulator, producing the protein MTGALQGTAIRVERPTKTLRELALDKVRDAIVNGYFRPGDRLVERDLCAQLGVSRTIVREVLRHLESEGLVANLPNKGPMVALLDLAEAKQIYEIRGALEGMAARLCAERRDPAIVEALEASLEHIRESYVAKDMPGVLAHTSSFYHTLFSKIDRHVAWGVVNLLTVRINHLRSMTIKTKSRDTEGPAQMKKIVDAIRKGDGDAAYKAALDHVTSACAIAEAVLTAQKTAD; encoded by the coding sequence ATGACCGGTGCTTTGCAGGGAACTGCCATTCGCGTTGAGCGTCCGACCAAGACGCTGAGGGAGCTTGCGCTCGACAAGGTGCGCGACGCCATCGTGAACGGTTACTTCCGTCCGGGAGATCGCCTCGTAGAGCGCGATCTCTGCGCCCAGCTGGGCGTTTCCCGCACCATCGTGCGCGAAGTCCTGCGGCATCTGGAGTCCGAGGGGCTGGTGGCGAATTTGCCGAACAAGGGGCCGATGGTTGCGCTGCTCGATCTCGCCGAGGCCAAGCAGATTTACGAAATCCGCGGTGCGCTGGAGGGAATGGCGGCGCGCCTTTGTGCGGAGCGTCGCGATCCCGCCATTGTCGAGGCGCTTGAGGCTTCACTCGAGCATATTCGCGAAAGTTACGTTGCCAAGGATATGCCCGGTGTTCTCGCGCATACCTCGTCTTTTTATCATACGCTGTTCAGCAAGATCGACCGGCATGTCGCCTGGGGCGTCGTCAATTTGCTGACGGTGCGGATCAACCATCTTCGCTCCATGACGATTAAGACGAAAAGCCGCGATACCGAAGGTCCGGCGCAGATGAAAAAGATCGTCGATGCGATCCGGAAAGGTGACGGGGACGCCGCTTACAAAGCCGCTCTCGATCATGTCACCAGCGCATGCGCTATCGCCGAAGCCGTTCTCACCGCGCAAAAAACGGCTGACTGA
- a CDS encoding transporter substrate-binding domain-containing protein: protein MNWNPISRKCIAVRAKTSLAGFVISLLAGAAVAQDCTPKISNDHLIKPGHLVMATSPTLPPMAYADQQGVLKGLRIELGYEIAKRLCLKPEYISTEYATMVPGLQGGRWDMINAGLFVTAERRKILFMIPYESLAISISTAVGASEPITKVDDLAGKAVSTDIGGYAERKIKELNEDFKKRGLAPMTINLFDNYATVYQALRAGQVQAAVSIDPVAKQYQDRGEFTHALSGMYPTPGSLSFGSKDVASAVSAALKEMKADGSLEKLMGGYGVSIAPGDLAVLGPEG from the coding sequence ATGAACTGGAATCCGATTTCCCGGAAATGCATAGCCGTGCGCGCCAAAACCTCTCTGGCGGGCTTTGTCATCAGTCTTCTTGCCGGTGCGGCCGTTGCACAGGACTGCACGCCGAAAATATCCAACGATCACCTCATCAAGCCCGGCCATCTCGTGATGGCGACCAGCCCGACATTGCCGCCCATGGCCTATGCCGACCAACAGGGTGTGCTCAAAGGCCTTCGTATCGAGTTGGGTTATGAAATCGCCAAGCGCCTCTGCCTGAAGCCCGAATATATCAGCACGGAATATGCCACCATGGTGCCGGGCCTGCAGGGCGGCCGCTGGGATATGATCAATGCCGGCCTGTTCGTGACGGCGGAGCGGCGCAAGATCCTGTTCATGATCCCCTATGAGAGTCTCGCCATCAGCATTTCAACGGCCGTCGGTGCATCCGAGCCCATCACCAAGGTGGACGATCTGGCCGGTAAGGCCGTCAGCACCGATATCGGTGGCTATGCCGAGCGCAAGATCAAGGAATTGAACGAGGACTTCAAGAAACGCGGTCTTGCGCCGATGACCATAAACCTGTTCGACAATTACGCGACCGTCTATCAGGCGCTGCGGGCAGGTCAGGTTCAGGCCGCGGTCTCCATCGATCCTGTCGCCAAGCAATACCAGGATCGCGGCGAGTTCACGCATGCACTTTCCGGCATGTACCCTACGCCCGGTTCGCTTTCCTTTGGAAGCAAGGACGTCGCCAGTGCCGTCTCTGCTGCTCTCAAGGAAATGAAGGCCGATGGTTCGCTTGAAAAGCTGATGGGTGGTTATGGCGTGAGCATCGCGCCCGGCGACCTCGCCGTTCTTGGTCCGGAAGGCTGA
- the glnT gene encoding type III glutamate--ammonia ligase, translating to MTLDLSKFAAEKGIKYFMISYTDLFGGQRAKLVPAEAIADMQKGGAGFAGFATWFDLTPAHPDLFAVPDASSVIQLPWKKDVAWVAADCVMEDQPVEQAPRVVLKKLIAEAAGQGLRVKTGVEPEFFLISPDGAKISDEYDTAEKPCYDQQAVMRRYDVIAEICDYMLELGWKPYQNDHEDANGQFEMNWEYDDALQTADKHSFFKFMVKSVAEKHGLRATFMPKPFKGLTGNGCHAHISVWDLDGKVNAFADKAMPFGLSAKGKTFLGGIMKHASALAAVTNPTVNSYKRINAPRTISGATWAPNTVTWTGNNRTHMVRVPGPGRFELRLPDGAVNPYLLQAIIIAAGLSGVRSQADPGPHHDIDMYREGHTVTNAPKLPLNLLDALREYEKDEELQQALGMEFSKAYLKLKQGEWNAYCAQFTAWEHQTTLDV from the coding sequence GTGACACTGGACCTCTCCAAGTTTGCTGCCGAAAAAGGCATCAAATATTTCATGATCAGTTATACCGATCTCTTTGGTGGCCAGCGCGCCAAGCTGGTTCCTGCAGAAGCGATTGCCGATATGCAGAAGGGCGGCGCCGGATTTGCCGGTTTCGCCACATGGTTCGATCTGACGCCCGCCCATCCCGATCTCTTCGCAGTGCCGGACGCCTCCTCGGTCATCCAGCTTCCCTGGAAAAAGGATGTGGCCTGGGTTGCTGCCGATTGCGTCATGGAAGACCAGCCTGTGGAACAGGCGCCGCGCGTCGTTTTGAAAAAGCTCATCGCGGAAGCGGCCGGGCAAGGGCTGCGGGTCAAAACCGGCGTGGAACCGGAATTTTTCCTCATTTCGCCGGACGGCGCGAAAATCTCCGATGAGTACGACACGGCGGAAAAGCCCTGCTACGACCAGCAGGCAGTGATGCGTCGTTACGATGTGATCGCGGAAATATGCGACTACATGTTGGAGTTGGGCTGGAAACCCTACCAGAACGACCATGAGGACGCGAACGGCCAGTTCGAGATGAACTGGGAATATGACGATGCGCTCCAGACGGCGGATAAACATTCCTTCTTCAAGTTCATGGTCAAGTCGGTTGCCGAAAAGCACGGGCTGCGCGCGACATTCATGCCGAAGCCTTTCAAGGGTCTGACCGGCAACGGCTGCCACGCTCATATTTCGGTCTGGGATCTGGACGGCAAGGTCAACGCTTTTGCCGACAAGGCAATGCCTTTCGGGCTCTCCGCAAAGGGCAAGACGTTTCTGGGCGGCATCATGAAACATGCCTCCGCTCTTGCGGCCGTCACCAATCCGACGGTTAATTCCTACAAGCGCATCAACGCGCCGCGGACCATCTCGGGCGCGACCTGGGCGCCGAACACGGTGACCTGGACCGGGAACAACCGCACCCACATGGTTCGCGTGCCAGGGCCGGGGCGTTTCGAACTGCGTCTGCCGGATGGCGCCGTGAACCCCTATCTGCTCCAGGCCATCATCATTGCGGCCGGTCTGTCGGGTGTCCGCTCACAGGCCGATCCCGGTCCGCATCACGATATAGACATGTATCGCGAAGGTCATACCGTGACGAATGCGCCGAAACTGCCGCTCAATCTTCTCGATGCGCTGCGCGAATACGAGAAGGACGAGGAACTGCAGCAGGCATTGGGCATGGAGTTCTCAAAGGCCTATCTCAAGCTCAAGCAGGGCGAGTGGAACGCTTATTGCGCGCAATTCACTGCCTGGGAGCACCAGACAACGCTCGACGTTTGA
- a CDS encoding amino acid ABC transporter ATP-binding protein, whose translation MIELQSVNKWYGPTFQVLTNCSLNVAKGEVVVICGPSGSGKSTLIKCVNALETIGNGIITVNGVEVTNPKTDMPKLRSKVGMVFQHFELFPHMTILENLCIGQEKVLGRSPAEALVKANALLERVGLTAHAKKYPGQLSGGQQQRVAIARALAMDPVAMLFDEPTSALDPEMINEVLDVMVSLAQEGMTMMVVTHEMGFARKVADRIVFMDGGEIVEIGEGDSFFTNPKTDRARSFLSKILAH comes from the coding sequence ATGATCGAACTTCAATCCGTCAACAAATGGTACGGTCCGACCTTTCAGGTTCTGACCAATTGCAGCCTGAATGTCGCCAAGGGCGAAGTCGTCGTGATCTGCGGGCCGTCCGGTTCGGGCAAGTCGACGCTGATCAAATGCGTCAATGCGCTGGAGACGATCGGCAACGGCATCATCACCGTCAACGGGGTTGAGGTGACCAACCCCAAGACCGATATGCCTAAGCTGCGCTCCAAAGTGGGCATGGTGTTCCAGCATTTCGAACTCTTCCCGCATATGACGATCCTCGAAAATCTGTGCATCGGGCAGGAGAAGGTTCTCGGCCGCTCCCCTGCGGAGGCGCTGGTCAAAGCCAACGCCCTTCTGGAGCGGGTGGGGCTTACCGCGCATGCGAAGAAATATCCCGGTCAACTTTCCGGCGGTCAGCAGCAGCGCGTCGCAATCGCCCGCGCGCTGGCGATGGATCCGGTCGCCATGCTTTTTGACGAGCCTACATCGGCGCTTGATCCGGAAATGATCAACGAGGTGCTCGACGTCATGGTCTCGCTTGCGCAGGAAGGCATGACGATGATGGTGGTGACGCATGAAATGGGGTTTGCCCGCAAGGTGGCTGACCGCATCGTCTTCATGGATGGCGGCGAGATCGTCGAGATCGGCGAGGGTGACAGCTTCTTCACCAATCCGAAGACGGATCGCGCACGCTCGTTCCTGTCGAAAATCCTGGCGCATTGA